From the genome of Dermacentor variabilis isolate Ectoservices unplaced genomic scaffold, ASM5094787v1 scaffold_14, whole genome shotgun sequence, one region includes:
- the LOC142567692 gene encoding uncharacterized protein LOC142567692 codes for MSLVPQLIDSESASKELEAVWKASDPTGPFNKERMMVLLHSTIKMRKANPPARLPSFFLNEEILGIEAEIRFNQKVVEIVNRLNKVKELVTKLYTRDMDFASIDEELRGRHAKQSLIASVRTPDESGPGPRILWTESSKSICCTEGEVIILGKESKLEEALTLCLAVYYIKDLTYPSAFSQTLGLVQSALSNVEEFPRCWMSSKLINIVTKIKKLHYTC; via the exons ATGTCCTTAGTGCCCCAGTTAATCGACTCCGAATCTGCGTCGAAAGAACTGGAA GCAGTTTGGAAGGCTTCAGATCCAACAGGACCTTTTAACAAAGAAAGAATGATGGTGCTGTTGCACAGCACTATCAAGATGCGCAAGGCCAACCCACCCGCTCGGCTGCCAAGCTTTTTTTTGAACGAAGAAATT CTTGGCATCGAAGCAGAGATAAGGTTTAACCAGAAGGTAGTCGAAATCGTGAACCGACTGAACAAAGTTAAAGAGCTCGTTACAAAACTGTACACTCGTGATATGGACTTCGCCAGCATTGATGAGGAGCTGAGAGGGAGACACGCGAAACAGTCGCTGATTGCTTCA GTTCGCACTCCAGACGAGAGCGGGCCCGGGCCAAGGATTCTGTGGACTGAGTCTTCAAAGAGCATCTGTTGTACAGAGGGTGAAGTTATCATCTTGGGCAAAGAAAGCAAGCTTGAAGAAGCACTGACGCTCTGCCTCGCTGTATATTATATTAAGGACCTCACATATCCAAGCGCTTTCTCCCAAACTTTAGGCCTCGTGCAAAGTGCGCTGAGCAATGTTGAAGAGTTCCCGCGGTGCTGGATGAGCAGCAAGCttataaacattgtaacaaagaTAAAGAAGTTACATTACACCTGCTGA